The Falco naumanni isolate bFalNau1 chromosome 14, bFalNau1.pat, whole genome shotgun sequence genome includes a window with the following:
- the LOC121097238 gene encoding H(+)/Cl(-) exchange transporter 5 isoform X3: MKQLSARRASLEALAMDQKGYRRGSFQSSTSDEDMLEIAGASLDFSMADDDPPLDREMGAGFSSYNGGGMNGTSTMMDFLEEPLPGVGTYEDFNTIDWVREKSRDRDRHREITSRSKESTWALIHSVSDAFSGWLLMLLIGLLAGSLAGLIDISAHWMTDLKEGVCLAGFWFNHEHCCWKSNTTFTDRDKCPEWKSWSQLILGHGEGAFAYILNYFMYVIWALLFSLLAVLLVKGFAPYACGSGIPEIKTILSGFIIRGYLGKWTLIIKTITLVLAVSSGLSLGKEGPLVHVACCCGNILCHLFTKYRKNEAKRREVLSAAAAAGVSVAFGAPIGGVLFSLEEVSYYFPLKTLWRSFFAALVAAFTLRSINPFGNSRLVLFYVEFHMPWHLLELVPFILLGIFGGLWGAFFIRSNIAWCRRRKMTKLGKYPVLEVFVVTAITAILAFPNEYTRMSTSELISELFNDCGILDSSKLCEYVNDFNSTKGDDLPDRAAGPGVYTAMWQLALALIMKVFITIFTFGMKVPSGLFIPSMAVGAIAGRLLGVAVEQLAYYHHDWAIFSGWCSQGADCITPGLYAMVGAAACLGGVTRMTVSLVVIMFELTGGLEYIVPLMAAAMTSKWVADAIGREGIYDAHIRLNGYPFLEAKEEFSHKTLAMDVMRPRRNDPPLTVITQDSMTVEDVETIINETTYSGYPVVVSRESQRLVGFVLRRDLIISIENARKKQDGIVSTSIIYFTDHSPPLPPSSPSMLKLRSILDLSPFTVTDQTPMEIVVDIFRKLGLRQCLVTHNGKLLGIITKKDVLKHIAQLANQDPDSILFN; this comes from the exons ATGAAGCAGCTGTCTGCAAGAAGGGCAA GTTTGGAAGCTCTGGCCATGGATCAGAAAGGCTATCGACGGGGGAGTTTCCAGAGCAGCACTAGTGATGAAGATATGCTGGAAATAGCAGGAGCCTCTCTGGACTTCTCCATGGCAGACGATGACCCACCACTCGACAGGGAGATGGGAG cagGATTTTCCTCATATAATGGAGGAGGGATGAATGGCACAAGCACAATGATGGATTTCCTGGAGGAACCTCTTCCTGGTGTGGGCACCTATGAAGATTTTAACACTATAGATTGGGTGCGAGAGAAGTCCAGGGACCGGGACAGGCACAGAGAG ATCACCAGTAGAAGTAAAGAGTCCACCTGGGCACTGATACACAGCGTGAGCGATGCCTTTTCTGGCTGGTTGTTGATGCTTCTCATTGGGTTGTTGGCAG GTTCCTTAGCGGGTCTGATAGACATTTCTGCCCACTGGATGACAGATTTGAAAGAAGGAGTGTGTTTAGCAGGCTTCTGGTTTAACCACgagcactgctgctggaaaTCAAACACAACCTTTACAGACAGAGACAAGTGTCCTGAGTGGAAGAGCTGGTCCCAACTGATCCTTGGCCATGGAGAG GGGGCTTTTGCATATATTCTCAACTACTTCATGTACGTTATCTGGGCGTTGTTATTCTCCCTTCTTGCTGTGTTACTTGTGAAGGGGTTTGCTCCTTATGCCTGTGGCTCAGGGATCCCAGAG ATCAAAACTATCTTAAGTGGTTTCATCATTAGAGGCTACCTGGGCAAGTGGACGCTGATCATCAAAACCATCACCTTAGTGTTGGCGGTGTCCTCTGGGCTGAGCCTGGGCAAAGAGGGGCCCTTGGTGCACGTCGCCTGCTGCTGTGGAAACATCTTGTGTCATCTCTTCACCAAATACAGGAAGAATGAAGCGAAGCGCAGAGAG GTTTtatcagcagctgcagctgctggtgtgtCTGTAGCTTTTGGTGCACCGATCGGAGGAGTGCTCTTTAGCCTGGAAGAG gtCAGTTACTACTTTCCTCTCAAGACGCTGTGGCGCTCCTTCTTTGCTGCTCTGGTCGCTGCGTTTACGCTGCGCTCCATCAACCCTTTTGGGAACAGTCGCCTGGTTCTCTTCTATGTGGAGTTTCACATGCCATGGCATCTCCTAGAGCTTGTGCCCTTCATTCTTTTGGGAATATTTGGTGGGCTTTGGGGAGCTTTCTTCATTCGCAGCAACATTGCCTGGTGCAGGCGACGCAAGATGACCAAGCTTGGTAAATACCCTGTGCTGGAGGTCTTTGTGGTGACTGCGATCACAGCCATTCTGGCCTTCCCCAATGAGTACACCAGAATGAGCACCAGCGAGCTCATTTCTGAGCTCTTCAATGACTGTGGGATTTTGGACTCATCCAAGCTCTGCGAGTACGTGAATGATTTCAACAGCACCAAAGGGGATGACCTGCCAGACCGAGCTGCTGGCCCAGGAGTTTACACTGCCATGTGGCAGCTGGCTTTGGCCCTTATAATGAAAGTCTTCATCACGATCTTCACCTTTGGCATGAAG GTACCTTCAGGTCTCTTCATCCCCAGCATGGCGGTGGGTGCTATAGCAGGCAGGTTGCTCGGCGTAGCGGTGGAGCAGCTGGCCTATTACCACCACGACTGGGCCATCTTCAGCGGCTGGTGCAGTCAAGGAGCTGATTGCATCACTCCTGGCCTCTATGCGATGGTTGGGGCTGCAGCGTGTCTAG GTGGCGTTACCCGAATGACTGTGTCACTAGTGGTCATTATGTTTGAGCTCACTGGTGGACTGGAATACATTGTTCCTCTGATGGCAGCAGCCATGACCAGCAAGTGGGTGGCTGATGCCATTGGGCGGGAAGGCATTTATGATGCCCACATTCGCCTCAATGGATACCCATTCTTGGAAGCCAAGGAGGAGTTCTCACACAAGACGCTTGCAATGGATGTAATGAGGCCACGGAGGAACGATCCTCCTCTGACTGTCATTACTCAGGACAGCATGACTGTAGAAGACGTCGAGACCATCATCAATGAAACCACATACAGTGGCTATCCGGTGGTGGTGTCACGGGAGTCCCAAAGGCTTGTTGGATTTGTCCTCAGGAGAGACCTCATCATTTCAATTG aaaacGCCCGGAAGAAGCAGGATGGGATTGTGAGCACTTCgattatttatttcactgacCACTCTCCTCCGCTGCCTCCAAGTTCCCCCTCTATGCTGAAACTCAGGAGCATCCTGGACCTCAGTCCTTTCACAGTGACGGACCAAACACCTATGGAAATCGTCGTGGATATATTCCGCAAGCTGGGATTGCGCCAGTGCCTGGTTACTCACAACGG gAAGCTACTTGGAATCATCACCAAAAAGGATGTATTAAAGCACATTGCACAGCTGGCTAACCAGGACCCAGACTCTATACTCTTCAATTAA
- the LOC121097238 gene encoding H(+)/Cl(-) exchange transporter 5 isoform X1, translating to MMASPPGKRWVHQEPFGLEALAMDQKGYRRGSFQSSTSDEDMLEIAGASLDFSMADDDPPLDREMGAGFSSYNGGGMNGTSTMMDFLEEPLPGVGTYEDFNTIDWVREKSRDRDRHREITSRSKESTWALIHSVSDAFSGWLLMLLIGLLAGSLAGLIDISAHWMTDLKEGVCLAGFWFNHEHCCWKSNTTFTDRDKCPEWKSWSQLILGHGEGAFAYILNYFMYVIWALLFSLLAVLLVKGFAPYACGSGIPEIKTILSGFIIRGYLGKWTLIIKTITLVLAVSSGLSLGKEGPLVHVACCCGNILCHLFTKYRKNEAKRREVLSAAAAAGVSVAFGAPIGGVLFSLEEVSYYFPLKTLWRSFFAALVAAFTLRSINPFGNSRLVLFYVEFHMPWHLLELVPFILLGIFGGLWGAFFIRSNIAWCRRRKMTKLGKYPVLEVFVVTAITAILAFPNEYTRMSTSELISELFNDCGILDSSKLCEYVNDFNSTKGDDLPDRAAGPGVYTAMWQLALALIMKVFITIFTFGMKVPSGLFIPSMAVGAIAGRLLGVAVEQLAYYHHDWAIFSGWCSQGADCITPGLYAMVGAAACLGGVTRMTVSLVVIMFELTGGLEYIVPLMAAAMTSKWVADAIGREGIYDAHIRLNGYPFLEAKEEFSHKTLAMDVMRPRRNDPPLTVITQDSMTVEDVETIINETTYSGYPVVVSRESQRLVGFVLRRDLIISIENARKKQDGIVSTSIIYFTDHSPPLPPSSPSMLKLRSILDLSPFTVTDQTPMEIVVDIFRKLGLRQCLVTHNGKLLGIITKKDVLKHIAQLANQDPDSILFN from the exons ATGATGGCTTCTCCCCCCGGAAAGCGTTGGGTGCATCAGGAGCCCTTTG GTTTGGAAGCTCTGGCCATGGATCAGAAAGGCTATCGACGGGGGAGTTTCCAGAGCAGCACTAGTGATGAAGATATGCTGGAAATAGCAGGAGCCTCTCTGGACTTCTCCATGGCAGACGATGACCCACCACTCGACAGGGAGATGGGAG cagGATTTTCCTCATATAATGGAGGAGGGATGAATGGCACAAGCACAATGATGGATTTCCTGGAGGAACCTCTTCCTGGTGTGGGCACCTATGAAGATTTTAACACTATAGATTGGGTGCGAGAGAAGTCCAGGGACCGGGACAGGCACAGAGAG ATCACCAGTAGAAGTAAAGAGTCCACCTGGGCACTGATACACAGCGTGAGCGATGCCTTTTCTGGCTGGTTGTTGATGCTTCTCATTGGGTTGTTGGCAG GTTCCTTAGCGGGTCTGATAGACATTTCTGCCCACTGGATGACAGATTTGAAAGAAGGAGTGTGTTTAGCAGGCTTCTGGTTTAACCACgagcactgctgctggaaaTCAAACACAACCTTTACAGACAGAGACAAGTGTCCTGAGTGGAAGAGCTGGTCCCAACTGATCCTTGGCCATGGAGAG GGGGCTTTTGCATATATTCTCAACTACTTCATGTACGTTATCTGGGCGTTGTTATTCTCCCTTCTTGCTGTGTTACTTGTGAAGGGGTTTGCTCCTTATGCCTGTGGCTCAGGGATCCCAGAG ATCAAAACTATCTTAAGTGGTTTCATCATTAGAGGCTACCTGGGCAAGTGGACGCTGATCATCAAAACCATCACCTTAGTGTTGGCGGTGTCCTCTGGGCTGAGCCTGGGCAAAGAGGGGCCCTTGGTGCACGTCGCCTGCTGCTGTGGAAACATCTTGTGTCATCTCTTCACCAAATACAGGAAGAATGAAGCGAAGCGCAGAGAG GTTTtatcagcagctgcagctgctggtgtgtCTGTAGCTTTTGGTGCACCGATCGGAGGAGTGCTCTTTAGCCTGGAAGAG gtCAGTTACTACTTTCCTCTCAAGACGCTGTGGCGCTCCTTCTTTGCTGCTCTGGTCGCTGCGTTTACGCTGCGCTCCATCAACCCTTTTGGGAACAGTCGCCTGGTTCTCTTCTATGTGGAGTTTCACATGCCATGGCATCTCCTAGAGCTTGTGCCCTTCATTCTTTTGGGAATATTTGGTGGGCTTTGGGGAGCTTTCTTCATTCGCAGCAACATTGCCTGGTGCAGGCGACGCAAGATGACCAAGCTTGGTAAATACCCTGTGCTGGAGGTCTTTGTGGTGACTGCGATCACAGCCATTCTGGCCTTCCCCAATGAGTACACCAGAATGAGCACCAGCGAGCTCATTTCTGAGCTCTTCAATGACTGTGGGATTTTGGACTCATCCAAGCTCTGCGAGTACGTGAATGATTTCAACAGCACCAAAGGGGATGACCTGCCAGACCGAGCTGCTGGCCCAGGAGTTTACACTGCCATGTGGCAGCTGGCTTTGGCCCTTATAATGAAAGTCTTCATCACGATCTTCACCTTTGGCATGAAG GTACCTTCAGGTCTCTTCATCCCCAGCATGGCGGTGGGTGCTATAGCAGGCAGGTTGCTCGGCGTAGCGGTGGAGCAGCTGGCCTATTACCACCACGACTGGGCCATCTTCAGCGGCTGGTGCAGTCAAGGAGCTGATTGCATCACTCCTGGCCTCTATGCGATGGTTGGGGCTGCAGCGTGTCTAG GTGGCGTTACCCGAATGACTGTGTCACTAGTGGTCATTATGTTTGAGCTCACTGGTGGACTGGAATACATTGTTCCTCTGATGGCAGCAGCCATGACCAGCAAGTGGGTGGCTGATGCCATTGGGCGGGAAGGCATTTATGATGCCCACATTCGCCTCAATGGATACCCATTCTTGGAAGCCAAGGAGGAGTTCTCACACAAGACGCTTGCAATGGATGTAATGAGGCCACGGAGGAACGATCCTCCTCTGACTGTCATTACTCAGGACAGCATGACTGTAGAAGACGTCGAGACCATCATCAATGAAACCACATACAGTGGCTATCCGGTGGTGGTGTCACGGGAGTCCCAAAGGCTTGTTGGATTTGTCCTCAGGAGAGACCTCATCATTTCAATTG aaaacGCCCGGAAGAAGCAGGATGGGATTGTGAGCACTTCgattatttatttcactgacCACTCTCCTCCGCTGCCTCCAAGTTCCCCCTCTATGCTGAAACTCAGGAGCATCCTGGACCTCAGTCCTTTCACAGTGACGGACCAAACACCTATGGAAATCGTCGTGGATATATTCCGCAAGCTGGGATTGCGCCAGTGCCTGGTTACTCACAACGG gAAGCTACTTGGAATCATCACCAAAAAGGATGTATTAAAGCACATTGCACAGCTGGCTAACCAGGACCCAGACTCTATACTCTTCAATTAA
- the LOC121097238 gene encoding H(+)/Cl(-) exchange transporter 5 isoform X6: protein MMASPPGKRWVHQEPFGLEALAMDQKGYRRGSFQSSTSDEDMLEIAGASLDFSMADDDPPLDREMGGSLAGLIDISAHWMTDLKEGVCLAGFWFNHEHCCWKSNTTFTDRDKCPEWKSWSQLILGHGEGAFAYILNYFMYVIWALLFSLLAVLLVKGFAPYACGSGIPEIKTILSGFIIRGYLGKWTLIIKTITLVLAVSSGLSLGKEGPLVHVACCCGNILCHLFTKYRKNEAKRREVLSAAAAAGVSVAFGAPIGGVLFSLEEVSYYFPLKTLWRSFFAALVAAFTLRSINPFGNSRLVLFYVEFHMPWHLLELVPFILLGIFGGLWGAFFIRSNIAWCRRRKMTKLGKYPVLEVFVVTAITAILAFPNEYTRMSTSELISELFNDCGILDSSKLCEYVNDFNSTKGDDLPDRAAGPGVYTAMWQLALALIMKVFITIFTFGMKVPSGLFIPSMAVGAIAGRLLGVAVEQLAYYHHDWAIFSGWCSQGADCITPGLYAMVGAAACLGGVTRMTVSLVVIMFELTGGLEYIVPLMAAAMTSKWVADAIGREGIYDAHIRLNGYPFLEAKEEFSHKTLAMDVMRPRRNDPPLTVITQDSMTVEDVETIINETTYSGYPVVVSRESQRLVGFVLRRDLIISIENARKKQDGIVSTSIIYFTDHSPPLPPSSPSMLKLRSILDLSPFTVTDQTPMEIVVDIFRKLGLRQCLVTHNGKLLGIITKKDVLKHIAQLANQDPDSILFN from the exons ATGATGGCTTCTCCCCCCGGAAAGCGTTGGGTGCATCAGGAGCCCTTTG GTTTGGAAGCTCTGGCCATGGATCAGAAAGGCTATCGACGGGGGAGTTTCCAGAGCAGCACTAGTGATGAAGATATGCTGGAAATAGCAGGAGCCTCTCTGGACTTCTCCATGGCAGACGATGACCCACCACTCGACAGGGAGATGGGAG GTTCCTTAGCGGGTCTGATAGACATTTCTGCCCACTGGATGACAGATTTGAAAGAAGGAGTGTGTTTAGCAGGCTTCTGGTTTAACCACgagcactgctgctggaaaTCAAACACAACCTTTACAGACAGAGACAAGTGTCCTGAGTGGAAGAGCTGGTCCCAACTGATCCTTGGCCATGGAGAG GGGGCTTTTGCATATATTCTCAACTACTTCATGTACGTTATCTGGGCGTTGTTATTCTCCCTTCTTGCTGTGTTACTTGTGAAGGGGTTTGCTCCTTATGCCTGTGGCTCAGGGATCCCAGAG ATCAAAACTATCTTAAGTGGTTTCATCATTAGAGGCTACCTGGGCAAGTGGACGCTGATCATCAAAACCATCACCTTAGTGTTGGCGGTGTCCTCTGGGCTGAGCCTGGGCAAAGAGGGGCCCTTGGTGCACGTCGCCTGCTGCTGTGGAAACATCTTGTGTCATCTCTTCACCAAATACAGGAAGAATGAAGCGAAGCGCAGAGAG GTTTtatcagcagctgcagctgctggtgtgtCTGTAGCTTTTGGTGCACCGATCGGAGGAGTGCTCTTTAGCCTGGAAGAG gtCAGTTACTACTTTCCTCTCAAGACGCTGTGGCGCTCCTTCTTTGCTGCTCTGGTCGCTGCGTTTACGCTGCGCTCCATCAACCCTTTTGGGAACAGTCGCCTGGTTCTCTTCTATGTGGAGTTTCACATGCCATGGCATCTCCTAGAGCTTGTGCCCTTCATTCTTTTGGGAATATTTGGTGGGCTTTGGGGAGCTTTCTTCATTCGCAGCAACATTGCCTGGTGCAGGCGACGCAAGATGACCAAGCTTGGTAAATACCCTGTGCTGGAGGTCTTTGTGGTGACTGCGATCACAGCCATTCTGGCCTTCCCCAATGAGTACACCAGAATGAGCACCAGCGAGCTCATTTCTGAGCTCTTCAATGACTGTGGGATTTTGGACTCATCCAAGCTCTGCGAGTACGTGAATGATTTCAACAGCACCAAAGGGGATGACCTGCCAGACCGAGCTGCTGGCCCAGGAGTTTACACTGCCATGTGGCAGCTGGCTTTGGCCCTTATAATGAAAGTCTTCATCACGATCTTCACCTTTGGCATGAAG GTACCTTCAGGTCTCTTCATCCCCAGCATGGCGGTGGGTGCTATAGCAGGCAGGTTGCTCGGCGTAGCGGTGGAGCAGCTGGCCTATTACCACCACGACTGGGCCATCTTCAGCGGCTGGTGCAGTCAAGGAGCTGATTGCATCACTCCTGGCCTCTATGCGATGGTTGGGGCTGCAGCGTGTCTAG GTGGCGTTACCCGAATGACTGTGTCACTAGTGGTCATTATGTTTGAGCTCACTGGTGGACTGGAATACATTGTTCCTCTGATGGCAGCAGCCATGACCAGCAAGTGGGTGGCTGATGCCATTGGGCGGGAAGGCATTTATGATGCCCACATTCGCCTCAATGGATACCCATTCTTGGAAGCCAAGGAGGAGTTCTCACACAAGACGCTTGCAATGGATGTAATGAGGCCACGGAGGAACGATCCTCCTCTGACTGTCATTACTCAGGACAGCATGACTGTAGAAGACGTCGAGACCATCATCAATGAAACCACATACAGTGGCTATCCGGTGGTGGTGTCACGGGAGTCCCAAAGGCTTGTTGGATTTGTCCTCAGGAGAGACCTCATCATTTCAATTG aaaacGCCCGGAAGAAGCAGGATGGGATTGTGAGCACTTCgattatttatttcactgacCACTCTCCTCCGCTGCCTCCAAGTTCCCCCTCTATGCTGAAACTCAGGAGCATCCTGGACCTCAGTCCTTTCACAGTGACGGACCAAACACCTATGGAAATCGTCGTGGATATATTCCGCAAGCTGGGATTGCGCCAGTGCCTGGTTACTCACAACGG gAAGCTACTTGGAATCATCACCAAAAAGGATGTATTAAAGCACATTGCACAGCTGGCTAACCAGGACCCAGACTCTATACTCTTCAATTAA
- the LOC121097238 gene encoding H(+)/Cl(-) exchange transporter 5 isoform X2, giving the protein MMASPPGKRWVHQEPFGLEALAMDQKGYRRGSFQSSTSDEDMLEIAGASLDFSMADDDPPLDREMGGFSSYNGGGMNGTSTMMDFLEEPLPGVGTYEDFNTIDWVREKSRDRDRHREITSRSKESTWALIHSVSDAFSGWLLMLLIGLLAGSLAGLIDISAHWMTDLKEGVCLAGFWFNHEHCCWKSNTTFTDRDKCPEWKSWSQLILGHGEGAFAYILNYFMYVIWALLFSLLAVLLVKGFAPYACGSGIPEIKTILSGFIIRGYLGKWTLIIKTITLVLAVSSGLSLGKEGPLVHVACCCGNILCHLFTKYRKNEAKRREVLSAAAAAGVSVAFGAPIGGVLFSLEEVSYYFPLKTLWRSFFAALVAAFTLRSINPFGNSRLVLFYVEFHMPWHLLELVPFILLGIFGGLWGAFFIRSNIAWCRRRKMTKLGKYPVLEVFVVTAITAILAFPNEYTRMSTSELISELFNDCGILDSSKLCEYVNDFNSTKGDDLPDRAAGPGVYTAMWQLALALIMKVFITIFTFGMKVPSGLFIPSMAVGAIAGRLLGVAVEQLAYYHHDWAIFSGWCSQGADCITPGLYAMVGAAACLGGVTRMTVSLVVIMFELTGGLEYIVPLMAAAMTSKWVADAIGREGIYDAHIRLNGYPFLEAKEEFSHKTLAMDVMRPRRNDPPLTVITQDSMTVEDVETIINETTYSGYPVVVSRESQRLVGFVLRRDLIISIENARKKQDGIVSTSIIYFTDHSPPLPPSSPSMLKLRSILDLSPFTVTDQTPMEIVVDIFRKLGLRQCLVTHNGKLLGIITKKDVLKHIAQLANQDPDSILFN; this is encoded by the exons ATGATGGCTTCTCCCCCCGGAAAGCGTTGGGTGCATCAGGAGCCCTTTG GTTTGGAAGCTCTGGCCATGGATCAGAAAGGCTATCGACGGGGGAGTTTCCAGAGCAGCACTAGTGATGAAGATATGCTGGAAATAGCAGGAGCCTCTCTGGACTTCTCCATGGCAGACGATGACCCACCACTCGACAGGGAGATGGGAG GATTTTCCTCATATAATGGAGGAGGGATGAATGGCACAAGCACAATGATGGATTTCCTGGAGGAACCTCTTCCTGGTGTGGGCACCTATGAAGATTTTAACACTATAGATTGGGTGCGAGAGAAGTCCAGGGACCGGGACAGGCACAGAGAG ATCACCAGTAGAAGTAAAGAGTCCACCTGGGCACTGATACACAGCGTGAGCGATGCCTTTTCTGGCTGGTTGTTGATGCTTCTCATTGGGTTGTTGGCAG GTTCCTTAGCGGGTCTGATAGACATTTCTGCCCACTGGATGACAGATTTGAAAGAAGGAGTGTGTTTAGCAGGCTTCTGGTTTAACCACgagcactgctgctggaaaTCAAACACAACCTTTACAGACAGAGACAAGTGTCCTGAGTGGAAGAGCTGGTCCCAACTGATCCTTGGCCATGGAGAG GGGGCTTTTGCATATATTCTCAACTACTTCATGTACGTTATCTGGGCGTTGTTATTCTCCCTTCTTGCTGTGTTACTTGTGAAGGGGTTTGCTCCTTATGCCTGTGGCTCAGGGATCCCAGAG ATCAAAACTATCTTAAGTGGTTTCATCATTAGAGGCTACCTGGGCAAGTGGACGCTGATCATCAAAACCATCACCTTAGTGTTGGCGGTGTCCTCTGGGCTGAGCCTGGGCAAAGAGGGGCCCTTGGTGCACGTCGCCTGCTGCTGTGGAAACATCTTGTGTCATCTCTTCACCAAATACAGGAAGAATGAAGCGAAGCGCAGAGAG GTTTtatcagcagctgcagctgctggtgtgtCTGTAGCTTTTGGTGCACCGATCGGAGGAGTGCTCTTTAGCCTGGAAGAG gtCAGTTACTACTTTCCTCTCAAGACGCTGTGGCGCTCCTTCTTTGCTGCTCTGGTCGCTGCGTTTACGCTGCGCTCCATCAACCCTTTTGGGAACAGTCGCCTGGTTCTCTTCTATGTGGAGTTTCACATGCCATGGCATCTCCTAGAGCTTGTGCCCTTCATTCTTTTGGGAATATTTGGTGGGCTTTGGGGAGCTTTCTTCATTCGCAGCAACATTGCCTGGTGCAGGCGACGCAAGATGACCAAGCTTGGTAAATACCCTGTGCTGGAGGTCTTTGTGGTGACTGCGATCACAGCCATTCTGGCCTTCCCCAATGAGTACACCAGAATGAGCACCAGCGAGCTCATTTCTGAGCTCTTCAATGACTGTGGGATTTTGGACTCATCCAAGCTCTGCGAGTACGTGAATGATTTCAACAGCACCAAAGGGGATGACCTGCCAGACCGAGCTGCTGGCCCAGGAGTTTACACTGCCATGTGGCAGCTGGCTTTGGCCCTTATAATGAAAGTCTTCATCACGATCTTCACCTTTGGCATGAAG GTACCTTCAGGTCTCTTCATCCCCAGCATGGCGGTGGGTGCTATAGCAGGCAGGTTGCTCGGCGTAGCGGTGGAGCAGCTGGCCTATTACCACCACGACTGGGCCATCTTCAGCGGCTGGTGCAGTCAAGGAGCTGATTGCATCACTCCTGGCCTCTATGCGATGGTTGGGGCTGCAGCGTGTCTAG GTGGCGTTACCCGAATGACTGTGTCACTAGTGGTCATTATGTTTGAGCTCACTGGTGGACTGGAATACATTGTTCCTCTGATGGCAGCAGCCATGACCAGCAAGTGGGTGGCTGATGCCATTGGGCGGGAAGGCATTTATGATGCCCACATTCGCCTCAATGGATACCCATTCTTGGAAGCCAAGGAGGAGTTCTCACACAAGACGCTTGCAATGGATGTAATGAGGCCACGGAGGAACGATCCTCCTCTGACTGTCATTACTCAGGACAGCATGACTGTAGAAGACGTCGAGACCATCATCAATGAAACCACATACAGTGGCTATCCGGTGGTGGTGTCACGGGAGTCCCAAAGGCTTGTTGGATTTGTCCTCAGGAGAGACCTCATCATTTCAATTG aaaacGCCCGGAAGAAGCAGGATGGGATTGTGAGCACTTCgattatttatttcactgacCACTCTCCTCCGCTGCCTCCAAGTTCCCCCTCTATGCTGAAACTCAGGAGCATCCTGGACCTCAGTCCTTTCACAGTGACGGACCAAACACCTATGGAAATCGTCGTGGATATATTCCGCAAGCTGGGATTGCGCCAGTGCCTGGTTACTCACAACGG gAAGCTACTTGGAATCATCACCAAAAAGGATGTATTAAAGCACATTGCACAGCTGGCTAACCAGGACCCAGACTCTATACTCTTCAATTAA